ATGTCATCAAGACTCGTCTTAGGAGCATAGTGTTGAATAATCTCATCAACGGAGACTTGCTCAAAGAGAATTTTTAACTGATCATTTGAAGCAACTAATTTTCTAAAATCTTCAGGTTTTTCCTCAATGAGTTTCTTAAGATCAGGGTTTTGATCAATAATCTCAATTACTTGCTCTTTAGTAAATGCTTGAGACGGCTGGGTTGACGCACCCGAAGTGTACCCTAACGCGCTAAGATTTTTCTGAAGCATCGCGTTAAGAACATTCTCTGTTTTCTTTACTAAGTCCCTTTTGCGATCATCATCAAGTTGTTTTTTAGGCTCTGAAAGAGTCCATTCTGGAATGAGATGCACGCACATGTGAGGCACTTGTTGCCCTGCTCCTCCCCCTAGAGCAGAATATTCAACAACGTTTTTTACAAGCAACGCTTTTTTCATCGCAGCTGCGATATC
This Candidatus Woesearchaeota archaeon DNA region includes the following protein-coding sequences:
- a CDS encoding HIT domain-containing protein, yielding MSELTPEQKAALEEQKKNCPFCKLVAGEFPSHRVYENEVLIAVLDIRPAREGHVLVIPKEHYFIPAMMPPDVFKKFYSSLGDIAAAMKKALLVKNVVEYSALGGGAGQQVPHMCVHLIPEWTLSEPKKQLDDDRKRDLVKKTENVLNAMLQKNLSALGYTSGASTQPSQAFTKEQVIEIIDQNPDLKKLIEEKPEDFRKLVASNDQLKILFEQVSVDEIIQHYAPKTSLDDIAGLFK